ATCTCCATCCCTTCTtgtagccaaagaaatgaaatattgaATGGTATTTTCGAAAGTACCAAAACCTAAGAGGGCATTTGTGAACAGAAAGAGATAGAtgaattattcaatttctttAGTTGTGAGTTAGGGTTGCAATTACGTTACTGATATGGAGGATCCTATAATGATTCCTAACACCCTGGTTTTATATTAAAGAATTACCATCTAACCTCACTCAATTACTCAAAGAACTTCATTATTTAGATTAAGATAATCATTCCCATCATTTATATCTTTTgttttcaaagaaaaatgaCCACCACTCTCAGTTTGCATTTCTGATTTCTCATTCACAAGTCACAACCCCACGCGTCACATGTGAGTGTAACACACAATCTTTATCAAGTAGAAGCTTCCAtggggccttttttttttattattatctattATCCTATAGTCCCATCAGCTACTAAATGCTTGTAGGGCCAATAGGTACCAACTTTTGTACGTATTCATTCACTCATATATGCATAGAAAGGATTTGATTCCACAATCTCATCCTCTGGCCCGGCTAAGTTGTCTATGAAAGAGTTTGGATCCATTGCTTCATCTGTTCATATTTGTGTGCATTCAACATTTACCCTACTTCCTACCATTACAATGGTGTAAAGGggtatatttattttattttgacaaTAATAGAGGGgtatatttaaaagaaaaggaagaggtatGTGATGCACATATGTAGGAGCAGCTGATACAGCCGATCCAAATTCTCTGTGGGGCATATTCACCTCTTGTTTTTCCCCTTAAATTTAGGAACCTTTCTAGAAGATCCCCACCTCTCATTCCCATTATCCATTATGTGGTTATAAATATATACACACACTGGGCAAGGGAAAGGCACCACCACTGAATATCTATCCATTTCTGATACTCATCAGTCATCATGATTCAGCTAAAGCTTGAGTTCTTACTTTCAGTTCTCCTCTTCAttctccccttcttcttcctcttcatcaaAACCTTTTCCACTTATCTGGGAAAGAAGAAATCATCTTCAGTTTCTTCCAAACTGCCAAAGGTATACCCTTTGGTGGGTTCTTCATTTACCATAGCTTCCAATCATGAGCGATTCAGTCAATGGGCTACAGAGCTTCTTCAAAACTCTCCCAATGGAAACGTTGTCCTCCATCGTCCTCTCGGCCATCGCCAACTCATAACAACTAATCCCGCCAACGTCCAACACATCCTCAAGGACCAATTCTACCAGTACCCAAAAGGAGATTTTTTCAGAGACCACCTCTACGATTTCCTTGGAGATGGCGTCTTCAACGCAGATGGTGATGACTGGAAGATTCAGAGACAAATTGCCAGCCATGAATTTAACACCAAATCACTCCGGAAATTTGTCGAAACAGTTGTGGAAGATGAGGTCTCTGGTCGCCTCCTTCCTCTGCTCCTTGATTCTGCCTCTAAAAATACGATCTTTGATCTACAGGACATCCTCCAAAGATTTGCATTTGACAACATCTGCAAAATTGCTTTTGGGTTCGACCCAGAATGCTTGTCTCCATCATTCCCGCAACCTGAATCAGAATTTGCAGAGGCATTTGAAGATGCTACAAGGATAAGCAGTGCGAGATTCAATTCCATTTTTCCACCAGTATGGAAGCTGAAAAGGGCTTTAAACATTGGCTCCGAGAGACGATTACGGGAAGCGAACTCAACAGTTCGTGAATACGCAACAAATCTCGTCAGACAAAAGAAACGAGAACTCGAAGAGAATTTTTCATTAGAAACAGAGGACCTCCTCTCTAGATTCTTGAGGTCTGGTCATTCTGATGAGCGATTTGTTACAGATATCGTCATCAGCTTCATCGTAGCTGGTAGGGATACAACATCTGCAGCTTTGACATGGTTCTTCTGGTTAATTGCCAACAACCCAAGAGTAGAGGAAGAGATATTGAAGGAGATAAGGGAGAAGCCTGAAGCTTTTGATTATGATGAGGTGAAGCATGTCGTGTACATCCATGCTTCGCTCTGTGAGAGTATGAGGCTGTACCCACCAGTCCCCCATGACACCAAATTTGCAATAGCAGACAATGTTCTACCAGATGGGACTGTTGTGAAGAAACAAGTGGGTGTGACATATATTCCTTATGCAATGGGGAGAACAGAGGCGATCTGGGGCAAAGATTGGCCGGAGTTTCGGCCTGAGAGGTGGCTGGAGAAGGACGATATTTCGGGAAAGTGGAAATTCCTGGCGAGGGATCCTTACACGTACCCGGTTTTCCAAGCGGGGCCCAGGATTTGCTTAGGGAAGGATATGGCGTTCTTGCAGATGCAGAGGATTGTCGCCGGAGTAATGCAAAAGTATCAGGTAATGCCGGCGGAGAAAGGGTTTGATCCGTTTTTCACATCGTACCTGTCAGCCAAAATGAAAGGAGGTTTTCCGGTGGGAGTTGTGGAGCGGAGGGAAGGTAGGGCAGTGGAGGCAGCTTAATTAATCCGAGGCATGTACGATCATCAGATTGTATATGTTAATATGCAatactttttcccttttttgcttATAAATAAAGTTTTCGCCTTAGAATGGCAAAAAATGAGGCAAACTAGTGTTGAATGATCGTATGTATGATTAGGTGATTGTGCGGTAGATATAAACTCATTAATTTACTAAAGTTTGTAGAAAATGGACGAGtatttagtcttttattttcaagGTTAAAATAATGTATTTAGGTATGCTATATGTGTAGGTTgtaattgttttcttttcttcatatgtatcttttctttgtttcttctctttgccCAAactaatgatttttctttttattatttgggTAGAAGAACTAATGGCTTATCAAGGTTCCACTGCTCATATTCCATGACTCATAGTAATCACAAATCCATTTGGGAACTGTTGGGAGAGTGTGACCTACGGTCCCatgaatctctctcttttttacttaTGAAAATATGTTTcattcttaccttttttttttaggaggagagagatatacatAGGGAGGATTGGTGTAAGTCACTCTTTAGGATAGAGAATCAATTCCCTTAAAATACATACGCttcattctaaaaataaaagctAAGTTAAAACCATGATgcaaaaaaacaagagagaaggTGTGTTCCGGCAAAGCGCTGGACTGTTGATAAGGAACATGAGCATGAGTGGGCGAGGGGCTCACACAAGTAAGTGAAGGACCCCCGTAGAGTCTTTCTAAAGTATGGCCCACACGATCaggaggaaagaaaagggaagggggGATATTGGTTTTCCAAATCCTTGGGCGAGTGGTCTCAATTTTTTCTGagatcgattttttttttcttccaaagtcTTTCTGTTTTTCTCCATGCCCTCCACGAACAAGAAGCGCCGCGAGCAGAGCGAGAGAACGAAGCTTGCTACGGTGATGTCAGAATTTGCACTTATATAgtgatgtgagagagagagacttgaagatttgaatggaaaaaaaaaatatatgaattgCGGTGAGAGTTCAACTTGGATGGTCAAGTCATTTTCTTGATAGCGACTATGAAGCCAATGATCATAAAGAAAGATattatttcttattatttttgttgagagaaaaaaaaaatactaggtCCCGCGCTCTACATTGGTGTCCTTTTCTAATGGCACTTGCATGGAGAACCTTCTCTCATTTTCTATTAAGAAAATGTTATGCCGCCAACATGTATCAAGTCAATGGGTCGCACCAATAAGAATATGGAATAGAACATCATACAAGAAGGGCAAGAGTTGATattatttcaaagaaaagaagagatagacacaataggtGCTAATGCGAtgcatctaatttttttttttttttaattgatggaGTCA
Above is a genomic segment from Macadamia integrifolia cultivar HAES 741 unplaced genomic scaffold, SCU_Mint_v3 scaffold_15A, whole genome shotgun sequence containing:
- the LOC122070948 gene encoding cytochrome P450 94A1-like produces the protein MIQLKLEFLLSVLLFILPFFFLFIKTFSTYLGKKKSSSVSSKLPKVYPLVGSSFTIASNHERFSQWATELLQNSPNGNVVLHRPLGHRQLITTNPANVQHILKDQFYQYPKGDFFRDHLYDFLGDGVFNADGDDWKIQRQIASHEFNTKSLRKFVETVVEDEVSGRLLPLLLDSASKNTIFDLQDILQRFAFDNICKIAFGFDPECLSPSFPQPESEFAEAFEDATRISSARFNSIFPPVWKLKRALNIGSERRLREANSTVREYATNLVRQKKRELEENFSLETEDLLSRFLRSGHSDERFVTDIVISFIVAGRDTTSAALTWFFWLIANNPRVEEEILKEIREKPEAFDYDEVKHVVYIHASLCESMRLYPPVPHDTKFAIADNVLPDGTVVKKQVGVTYIPYAMGRTEAIWGKDWPEFRPERWLEKDDISGKWKFLARDPYTYPVFQAGPRICLGKDMAFLQMQRIVAGVMQKYQVMPAEKGFDPFFTSYLSAKMKGGFPVGVVERREGRAVEAA